From one Melioribacteraceae bacterium genomic stretch:
- a CDS encoding 4Fe-4S binding protein, with amino-acid sequence MQREIIKIDEELCDGCGECVPSCHEGALQVIDGKVRLISDLFCDGLGACIGHCPQGALTIEKREAEPYNESKVMDYIVKGGPNVIKAHLEHLIDHNELDFVTEAIEYLNKYNIPIPELRKEKVEHTSCPGSKEMSFEADDYSENESGSRQSHLTHWPIQLHLVSPQAQYYRDAHLLLAADCCGFSYPDFHKDFLKGKSLAIACPKLDTNKQVYFDKLITMVEQSRLKAITVLVMQVPCCGGLVQMVQQAIEMTGSDIVVDVKLIGIDGKVLKETQIN; translated from the coding sequence ATGCAAAGAGAAATAATAAAAATAGACGAAGAACTTTGCGATGGCTGCGGCGAATGTGTTCCCTCCTGTCATGAAGGTGCTCTTCAAGTAATTGACGGTAAAGTCAGACTTATTAGCGATCTTTTTTGCGACGGTCTAGGTGCGTGCATCGGTCATTGTCCTCAAGGTGCTTTGACAATTGAAAAGCGTGAAGCCGAGCCGTATAATGAATCTAAAGTTATGGATTATATTGTAAAAGGCGGACCAAATGTAATCAAAGCGCATCTTGAACATTTGATTGATCATAATGAATTGGACTTTGTAACCGAGGCAATTGAATACTTGAATAAATATAATATTCCGATCCCCGAGTTACGAAAGGAAAAGGTTGAACATACAAGTTGTCCCGGCTCAAAAGAAATGTCATTCGAAGCAGATGATTATTCTGAAAATGAATCCGGATCAAGACAATCACATTTAACACATTGGCCAATTCAATTACATCTTGTTTCCCCTCAAGCTCAGTATTACAGAGATGCACATTTACTACTCGCGGCTGATTGCTGCGGATTTTCCTATCCCGATTTTCATAAAGATTTTCTCAAAGGGAAAAGTCTCGCAATTGCATGTCCAAAACTAGACACCAACAAACAAGTTTATTTTGATAAGTTGATAACTATGGTCGAACAAAGCAGACTAAAAGCTATCACAGTTTTAGTTATGCAAGTCCCATGTTGCGGCGGTTTAGTTCAAATGGTTCAGCAAGCGATTGAAATGACCGGAAGTGACATTGTAGTCGATGTAAAATTAATCGGTATAGATGGAAAAGTTTTAAAAGAAACACAAATAAATTAA
- a CDS encoding 4Fe-4S binding protein, translating into MKEKKKFIRNTEKSIQKHRFWVQSAVVLICIWIGIEFHLFVESLEGGNPSDVGYRPPGVEGFLPISALMSLYYFFLTGEIHQAHPAGFVILVGIVSVSFIFGKAFCSWMCPIGFLSELIGDFGDKVAKKLFKKRIKMPKILDYPLRSIKYLLLAFFVYSIFFAMTAASLKYFLDSPYNMVADVKMYGFFADISRFALIVIAVLFGLSIIFRNFWCRYLCPYGALLGVFSLLSPNKIKRDPISCIDCGLCNKACPSFIKVDSVKTVWSDECSTCMSCVDACPVEDTLQLRPQFGKNKINKKFVAVGVVGLYILIIGLGMLTGNWQNNISNEQYILHQKNIQSLGHPRSTADIERLNKITETGDNNVSRKSEKRTN; encoded by the coding sequence ATGAAGGAAAAAAAGAAGTTCATAAGAAATACAGAAAAATCGATACAGAAACATAGATTTTGGGTTCAATCAGCAGTAGTACTGATTTGCATTTGGATTGGTATTGAGTTTCATCTTTTTGTTGAGTCATTAGAAGGCGGAAACCCGTCAGATGTCGGATATCGCCCACCCGGAGTTGAAGGATTTTTACCTATCAGTGCATTAATGAGTTTATATTATTTCTTTTTAACGGGCGAAATTCATCAAGCACATCCGGCGGGATTCGTAATTCTCGTTGGCATAGTTTCTGTCTCATTTATCTTCGGTAAGGCTTTTTGCAGTTGGATGTGCCCGATCGGTTTCTTGTCTGAATTGATTGGTGATTTTGGAGACAAAGTTGCCAAGAAATTATTTAAGAAAAGAATTAAAATGCCGAAGATTTTGGATTATCCGCTTCGAAGTATAAAATACCTTTTGCTTGCGTTCTTTGTTTATTCAATATTTTTTGCCATGACCGCCGCCTCGTTGAAATACTTTCTCGATAGCCCGTATAATATGGTTGCCGATGTTAAGATGTATGGATTTTTTGCAGATATTTCTCGATTTGCATTAATTGTTATTGCGGTGTTATTTGGATTGTCGATTATCTTTAGAAACTTCTGGTGCAGATACCTTTGTCCGTACGGGGCCTTGCTTGGTGTTTTTAGTTTGCTAAGCCCAAACAAAATCAAACGTGATCCAATTTCATGCATTGATTGCGGTTTATGCAACAAAGCTTGTCCGTCATTTATTAAAGTCGATAGTGTAAAAACAGTTTGGTCGGATGAATGTTCAACATGTATGAGTTGTGTTGATGCTTGTCCTGTTGAGGATACTCTACAATTAAGACCTCAATTTGGAAAAAATAAAATCAATAAAAAATTTGTTGCAGTTGGAGTTGTGGGTCTTTATATTCTAATTATTGGTCTCGGAATGTTAACGGGCAACTGGCAAAATAATATTTCGAATGAACAATATATTCTACATCAAAAAAATATACAAAGCTTAGGACATCCAAGAAGTACAGCCGACATCGAAAGGTTAAACAAAATTACAGAAACAGGGGATAATAATGTCTCAAGAAAATCAGAAAAGAGGACTAATTAA
- the nrfH gene encoding cytochrome c nitrite reductase small subunit, with amino-acid sequence MSQENQKRGLIKKILNFLTPPPQWRFPVIIMLGIFFGIGVHIFYISNAVSYLSDDPQACINCHVMTPQFATWERSSHAKVATCNDCHVPQDHIVRTYYFKAMDGLRHATMFTFRLEPQVIRIKSAGREAVQENCIRCHSNQIHPIALRAINNRNVEDQRPGYCWDCHREVPHGKVKGLSTTPYAQTPQYEPITPEWMQKFFAKEN; translated from the coding sequence ATGTCTCAAGAAAATCAGAAAAGAGGACTAATTAAGAAAATACTGAATTTCCTTACTCCACCGCCTCAATGGAGGTTCCCGGTAATAATTATGCTTGGAATTTTCTTTGGAATAGGTGTTCACATCTTTTATATCTCGAATGCCGTATCATATCTTTCAGATGACCCGCAAGCATGTATAAATTGCCACGTTATGACCCCTCAATTCGCAACTTGGGAAAGAAGCAGTCACGCTAAAGTTGCAACATGTAATGATTGTCACGTTCCGCAAGACCACATTGTAAGAACTTATTACTTTAAAGCGATGGACGGATTACGACACGCAACTATGTTTACATTCAGACTAGAACCACAAGTAATAAGAATTAAAAGTGCGGGAAGAGAAGCTGTTCAAGAAAATTGTATTAGATGTCATTCAAACCAAATTCACCCGATCGCATTAAGAGCAATCAATAATAGAAATGTAGAAGATCAACGACCCGGTTACTGCTGGGATTGTCATAGAGAAGTCCCTCACGGAAAAGTAAAAGGTTTATCAACAACACCGTATGCACAAACTCCACAATATGAACCTATTACACCGGAATGGATGCAAAAGTTTTTTGCAAAAGAAAATTAA
- a CDS encoding CopD family protein codes for MDRILINYLHLLGSIVWIGGAIYMHLVLQPSLKSIDARESGKLQGIIAKRFSIVAWSSIIVLIITGFLKTPSSLLLDTTSNFGVILLIKHVFILLAIIVGLTIALYVVPNLQKYAPKPGESPVQEFFRFQKRLKTLAATNLIFALIILGMASMLW; via the coding sequence ATGGATCGTATTTTAATCAATTACCTACACTTACTTGGTTCTATCGTTTGGATTGGCGGTGCAATTTATATGCATTTGGTATTGCAGCCTTCTCTAAAATCAATCGATGCTCGTGAAAGCGGCAAATTGCAAGGGATTATCGCAAAAAGATTTTCAATCGTTGCCTGGTCAAGTATAATCGTACTGATCATAACCGGTTTTCTAAAAACACCATCTTCTTTATTGCTTGATACAACTTCAAATTTTGGTGTTATCTTATTGATAAAACATGTATTTATTCTTTTGGCGATAATTGTCGGATTGACTATTGCCCTATACGTTGTTCCAAATCTTCAAAAGTATGCACCTAAACCCGGCGAAAGTCCGGTACAAGAATTCTTTAGATTTCAAAAAAGACTAAAAACATTGGCTGCTACTAATCTAATTTTTGCTTTGATTATATTAGGCATGGCTTCAATGTTGTGGTAA
- a CDS encoding arylamine N-acetyltransferase, whose product MDKVQLDKYLERINFRNKICNNLDTLSALQKSHLLNIPFENLDIHHKIPISINLEYFYNKIVENKRGGFCYELNGLFNELLKSLGFKTHLVSARVFNTQEKYGDEFDHLAIIVKIDNDNWIVDVGFGEFAFSPLKIITGIEQKDERGIFRIISFNKDYLAVQKKSSDGWKNEYLFSLRPRNISEFSDKCNYHQSSPDSTFTQKKLCSIATLNGRITLTDKSLKITSNDTVREIEIVNDKRFYQLLKIYFDIEFKADI is encoded by the coding sequence ATGGATAAAGTTCAACTAGACAAGTATCTTGAGCGTATCAATTTTAGAAACAAAATTTGCAATAATCTTGATACGCTTAGTGCATTGCAAAAGTCTCATTTATTGAATATTCCATTTGAGAATTTAGATATTCATCACAAGATTCCTATCTCGATTAATCTCGAGTACTTTTACAATAAAATTGTAGAAAATAAACGTGGTGGATTTTGTTATGAATTAAATGGCTTGTTTAATGAGCTTCTAAAAAGTCTTGGATTTAAAACACATTTAGTCTCGGCACGGGTTTTTAACACACAAGAAAAATATGGCGATGAATTCGATCACCTTGCTATTATTGTAAAAATAGATAATGACAATTGGATTGTGGATGTCGGCTTCGGAGAGTTTGCCTTTTCTCCTCTCAAAATTATAACCGGAATTGAACAAAAAGATGAGCGAGGAATTTTTAGAATAATCTCTTTCAATAAAGATTATTTGGCTGTTCAGAAGAAATCTTCGGATGGTTGGAAAAATGAATATCTCTTTTCTTTAAGACCAAGAAATATTTCAGAGTTTTCGGATAAATGCAATTATCACCAATCTTCTCCCGATTCAACTTTTACACAGAAAAAACTATGCAGTATTGCAACTTTAAACGGACGCATCACACTCACAGATAAATCTCTTAAGATTACAAGTAATGATACGGTTCGGGAAATAGAAATTGTAAACGACAAACGCTTTTATCAACTATTGAAAATATATTTTGATATTGAATTTAAGGCAGATATATAG
- a CDS encoding DUF438 domain-containing protein, which produces MSEFINNSEQRVKNLKTLILKLHAGETVEETQKELKKIMGEVPYGEVVQAEEELIKEGLDREEVLKFCDLHSDALKGNLMSKFSKEIPEGHPVDVFINENREIEKVIESIRKLYPTEDYNGSPAETLNEINKQFNLLMDIEKHYVRKENLVFPFLEKHNITGPPMVMWGKHDETRGLLKSAFSVFEEKENIDLETLNGFIEFMFEPTLKSIEEMIYKEDNILFPMCIDTFTDIEWYEIDQQSDEIGFCIFYPDKRWQPEFDTKLDPLGKEETKFKLSTGSLSPEELEGIFNSIPLDITFVDKEDKVRYFSHGTDRIFQRSKAILGREVQYCHPPSSVHIVNQILDDFKSGKQDAAKFWIDFHGKYVHISYYAVRDKEGKYLGTLELTQDIAEFRELEGERRILQYDN; this is translated from the coding sequence ATGAGTGAATTTATAAACAACAGCGAACAAAGAGTAAAAAACTTAAAGACCCTTATTCTAAAACTTCACGCTGGTGAAACCGTAGAAGAGACACAAAAAGAACTCAAAAAAATTATGGGTGAAGTCCCTTACGGTGAAGTGGTGCAAGCAGAAGAAGAACTAATTAAAGAAGGATTGGATAGAGAAGAAGTCTTAAAATTCTGTGATCTTCATTCTGATGCTCTTAAAGGAAATTTAATGAGTAAGTTTTCAAAAGAAATTCCGGAAGGGCATCCGGTTGATGTTTTCATAAATGAAAATCGTGAAATAGAAAAAGTAATCGAAAGCATTCGTAAACTTTATCCAACTGAAGATTATAACGGATCACCGGCGGAGACACTTAACGAAATCAACAAACAATTTAATTTGCTGATGGATATTGAAAAGCATTATGTAAGAAAAGAAAACTTAGTGTTTCCTTTTTTGGAAAAACACAACATCACGGGACCACCGATGGTTATGTGGGGGAAGCATGATGAAACGAGAGGTTTGTTAAAATCTGCCTTTTCTGTGTTCGAGGAAAAAGAAAATATTGATTTAGAAACCTTGAACGGATTCATTGAATTTATGTTTGAACCGACGCTTAAATCGATCGAAGAAATGATTTACAAAGAAGATAATATTTTGTTTCCTATGTGTATCGACACATTCACAGATATCGAGTGGTATGAAATTGATCAACAGAGTGATGAAATTGGTTTCTGTATTTTTTATCCCGATAAAAGATGGCAGCCCGAGTTTGATACAAAGTTGGATCCATTGGGGAAAGAAGAAACAAAATTCAAACTCTCAACAGGAAGTTTATCGCCTGAAGAATTGGAAGGAATTTTTAATTCTATTCCACTTGATATAACATTTGTTGATAAAGAAGATAAAGTTCGTTACTTCTCACACGGAACAGACAGAATATTCCAAAGAAGTAAAGCAATACTCGGAAGGGAAGTTCAATATTGCCATCCTCCGTCAAGCGTTCATATTGTTAATCAAATTTTAGATGATTTTAAATCCGGCAAACAAGATGCAGCAAAGTTCTGGATAGATTTTCACGGTAAGTATGTTCACATTTCTTACTATGCGGTGAGAGACAAAGAAGGAAAATATTTAGGAACACTCGAACTAACACAAGACATAGCCGAGTTTAGAGAATTAGAAGGTGAAAGGAGAATTTTGCAGTATGACAATTAA
- the nrfA gene encoding ammonia-forming cytochrome c nitrite reductase: MRPIQDIIKEKPWVGWFLFFATVVIVFLIGLFASSIVERRSEALTLQTVKPIAEWEPRNEVWGENYPREYETYLKTLDTNFVSKYGGSAFRDYLEEYPELVVMWAGYGFSKEYNQGRGHAHAIEDIREILRTGGNDVRPMPSTCWTCKSTDVPRLMAEEGVEEFYKGNWFDKGHQVVNPIGCQDCHDPNTMNLRITRPALIEAFERQGKKISEFSHNEMRSLVCAQCHVEYYFKGEGNYLTFPWDKGFTADDMEEYYDEINFTDWTHSLSKTPMLKAQHPDFELYMTGTHAEQGVSCVDCHMPYRTEGGVKFTDHHIQSPLNNVENSCFVCHRDETDKMIQKVYSRQDRIMELRGLLEEALAAAHIEAKTAWDNGAQQNEMEAALKLIRHAQWRWDWVAAANGAGFHSPDESLRVLGTGIQKAEQARKELALVLVKHGVSYPIAMPDISTKEKAQKYIGLDMEMLKKDKENFLNTTAKDWDKIAKERQGTLKEY; this comes from the coding sequence ATGAGACCAATTCAAGACATCATTAAAGAAAAACCATGGGTTGGGTGGTTTTTATTTTTTGCTACCGTGGTAATTGTATTTTTAATCGGGTTATTCGCATCTTCTATTGTTGAAAGAAGAAGTGAAGCGTTAACATTGCAAACGGTAAAACCAATTGCCGAATGGGAACCTAGAAACGAAGTTTGGGGCGAAAATTATCCCCGAGAATACGAGACTTATTTGAAGACACTTGATACAAATTTTGTAAGTAAATACGGCGGTTCGGCATTCAGAGATTATTTAGAAGAATATCCCGAACTTGTAGTTATGTGGGCAGGTTACGGATTCTCGAAAGAATATAATCAAGGAAGAGGACACGCCCACGCAATTGAGGATATAAGAGAAATTTTAAGAACCGGTGGAAACGATGTTCGTCCAATGCCTTCAACTTGCTGGACTTGTAAAAGTACAGATGTTCCAAGATTAATGGCGGAAGAAGGTGTTGAAGAATTTTACAAAGGAAATTGGTTTGATAAAGGTCATCAAGTTGTAAATCCAATCGGATGTCAGGATTGTCACGATCCCAACACAATGAATTTAAGAATAACACGTCCCGCATTAATTGAAGCTTTCGAAAGACAAGGTAAAAAGATTTCGGAATTTTCACACAACGAAATGCGTTCACTTGTTTGTGCACAATGCCACGTTGAATATTATTTCAAAGGAGAAGGAAATTATTTAACATTCCCATGGGATAAAGGATTTACCGCTGATGATATGGAAGAATACTACGACGAAATCAATTTTACTGATTGGACACATTCATTAAGTAAGACTCCTATGTTAAAGGCACAGCATCCGGATTTCGAACTTTATATGACAGGAACTCATGCCGAACAAGGAGTATCATGCGTTGATTGTCATATGCCTTATAGAACAGAAGGGGGAGTTAAGTTTACTGATCATCATATTCAATCACCACTTAACAATGTCGAGAATTCTTGCTTTGTTTGTCACAGAGACGAGACAGACAAAATGATTCAAAAAGTTTACAGCAGACAAGATCGAATTATGGAATTAAGAGGTTTGTTGGAAGAAGCATTAGCAGCTGCACATATTGAAGCTAAAACAGCTTGGGATAACGGCGCACAACAAAATGAAATGGAAGCAGCATTAAAACTAATCCGTCATGCACAATGGAGATGGGATTGGGTTGCTGCCGCTAACGGTGCCGGATTCCACTCACCTGATGAATCATTGCGAGTTCTTGGTACCGGTATCCAAAAAGCAGAACAAGCCAGAAAAGAATTAGCATTAGTTCTTGTAAAGCACGGAGTGAGTTACCCGATTGCAATGCCGGATATTTCAACAAAAGAAAAAGCTCAAAAGTATATCGGTCTTGATATGGAAATGTTGAAAAAAGACAAAGAAAACTTCCTTAACACTACTGCAAAAGATTGGGATAAAATTGCTAAGGAAAGACAAGGTACGTTAAAAGAATATTAA
- a CDS encoding DUF488 family protein → MIKVKRVYEEPSKDDGLRILVDRLWPRGLTKEKAKVDLWLKEISPSNELRKWYHDNFDEWNEFKKKYKNELKDKTETVAELKQLIKKNKIVTFVYSSKEEEKNNAVALKEFVS, encoded by the coding sequence ATGATCAAAGTAAAACGAGTTTACGAAGAACCATCAAAAGATGATGGATTGAGAATTTTAGTCGATCGGCTTTGGCCGAGAGGATTAACTAAAGAGAAAGCAAAAGTTGATTTGTGGCTTAAAGAAATTTCACCAAGCAACGAATTACGAAAATGGTATCACGATAATTTTGATGAGTGGAACGAGTTTAAAAAGAAATACAAAAATGAGTTAAAAGATAAAACGGAAACAGTTGCCGAATTAAAACAATTGATTAAGAAAAATAAGATTGTAACGTTTGTTTATTCATCGAAGGAAGAAGAAAAAAATAATGCGGTTGCGTTGAAAGAGTTTGTTTCTTAA
- a CDS encoding DUF1858 domain-containing protein, protein MTIKEDIKLDITPKTLVGDLLKNYPQLEDKLIEIAPVFKKLKNPVLRRTVAKVTTLKQASVVGGVSLSLLINELRNATGLDDIEVEEDIFEKIKPKPVWVEENPIKKKYDAREDLENGNHPAVKVTKEILELKENENYLLITPFIPAPLLKIMEDKGFETFTEKAEEELIKTYVRLK, encoded by the coding sequence ATGACAATTAAAGAAGATATTAAATTAGATATAACGCCGAAAACTTTAGTTGGTGATTTACTTAAAAATTATCCGCAGCTTGAAGATAAACTTATTGAGATCGCACCGGTTTTTAAGAAATTAAAAAATCCTGTATTAAGAAGAACCGTTGCAAAAGTAACAACTTTGAAACAAGCCTCTGTTGTCGGCGGTGTTTCATTATCTTTGTTAATAAACGAGCTTCGTAATGCTACGGGATTAGATGATATTGAAGTCGAAGAAGATATTTTTGAAAAAATAAAACCAAAACCGGTTTGGGTTGAAGAAAATCCTATTAAAAAAAAATACGATGCACGGGAAGATTTGGAAAACGGAAATCATCCAGCGGTAAAAGTCACGAAAGAGATACTTGAATTAAAAGAAAATGAAAATTACTTATTAATCACTCCATTTATCCCGGCGCCGCTACTTAAAATTATGGAAGACAAAGGATTCGAAACTTTCACCGAGAAAGCAGAAGAAGAATTAATCAAAACGTATGTGCGCTTGAAGTAA
- a CDS encoding Na/Pi symporter — MKKLFLYIFLLFLTINANANLDSLKIQLVLKESIRISKSYYATAGEMLKEPFTVFILDSAKHPIPNIPVVFNIVSHPEKEKHTFIEQNIVYSDSTGKAETNIRLGSSQGNYIFSAHIKNYSGEIDPIYLSVIARKDNWVAMLIMGVIGGLGLFLYGMHMLSNGLKKTAGNKMRSILNTVTTNRFVAVGIGTIVTMITQSSSATTVMLVSFVQAKLISFTQTMGIVLGAGIGTTITLQLIAFKLTDYSLLIIGIGFMLYFFFSAKKIKNVGESIFGFGILFFGMYIMSDSMEPLRTFQPFIDIVLQLENPILGILIGTLFTALIQSSAAFLGIVLVFSMQGLISLEASIPLIFGANIGTTVTALLATINSNRDAKRVALSHTFFKVFAVILFVWWIPTFTELIKSIPPTINGNETSAEMMDVIIPRQIANAHTVFNVLFTLAFLPFLKPIANLLYKILPDKEEEEIAPYKTRFLEDSLISTPTLALNLAKAEVLEFAEKVKRMSEIIIIPFFEDNEQVLDEVKELEKEVDYLQHKTAKYLTKISQQDIDENTAEESFQILQCSAEFEIIADLISTRLRNLAKKRIRFNLAFSNDGKAELTKFHSQTVKQVARAIDVFKDTKFERGKKLEQKYQKYKAGELNLKRSHFDRLRQDIPEAIQTNEMHLELIDILLRINRHAALIGRIMMGALEAEDENEVEQNNK; from the coding sequence ATGAAAAAATTGTTTCTATACATATTCTTGCTATTCTTAACTATTAATGCAAATGCAAATTTAGATTCATTAAAAATTCAGCTTGTCTTAAAAGAATCAATACGCATTTCCAAATCTTACTATGCAACCGCCGGCGAAATGTTAAAAGAACCATTTACCGTATTTATATTAGACAGCGCGAAACATCCAATTCCTAACATCCCGGTTGTTTTTAATATTGTTTCACATCCCGAAAAAGAGAAACACACATTTATTGAACAGAATATTGTTTACAGTGATTCAACCGGAAAAGCTGAAACAAATATTCGTTTGGGATCATCGCAAGGCAATTACATCTTTTCTGCTCATATTAAAAATTATAGCGGCGAGATAGACCCAATTTATTTATCCGTCATAGCTCGAAAAGATAATTGGGTAGCAATGTTAATAATGGGTGTGATTGGCGGACTTGGTTTATTCCTTTACGGCATGCATATGTTAAGTAACGGTCTTAAGAAAACCGCGGGCAATAAAATGCGTTCAATTCTCAACACGGTTACTACTAATAGATTTGTCGCAGTCGGAATCGGTACAATTGTTACAATGATTACCCAAAGTTCAAGTGCAACTACTGTTATGCTTGTAAGCTTTGTTCAAGCAAAACTAATTTCGTTCACACAAACAATGGGAATTGTTCTAGGTGCGGGAATCGGAACAACTATAACATTACAGTTAATTGCCTTCAAACTTACCGATTATTCTTTATTGATTATCGGTATAGGTTTTATGTTATATTTTTTCTTTTCTGCCAAAAAAATTAAAAATGTCGGTGAATCTATTTTCGGCTTCGGTATTTTATTTTTTGGAATGTATATCATGTCGGACTCTATGGAACCGCTTAGAACATTCCAGCCGTTTATTGATATTGTTCTTCAACTTGAAAATCCTATTCTTGGAATTCTTATCGGGACACTTTTTACTGCCTTGATACAAAGCAGTGCGGCTTTCCTCGGTATTGTTCTAGTCTTTAGTATGCAAGGATTAATTTCATTGGAAGCTTCAATTCCGTTAATCTTCGGTGCAAATATCGGGACAACTGTTACGGCTTTATTGGCAACAATTAATTCAAATCGTGATGCTAAACGTGTAGCTCTCTCACATACATTCTTTAAAGTTTTTGCCGTTATACTTTTTGTTTGGTGGATTCCAACATTTACCGAATTAATCAAATCAATCCCACCTACAATTAATGGTAATGAAACGTCGGCTGAGATGATGGATGTAATAATACCTCGACAAATTGCGAATGCACACACAGTCTTCAATGTATTATTTACTTTGGCATTTCTTCCTTTCTTAAAACCAATAGCTAATCTGCTTTATAAAATTTTACCCGATAAGGAGGAAGAAGAAATAGCACCATACAAAACAAGATTTTTAGAAGATTCGTTGATCTCAACTCCAACGCTTGCATTAAATTTAGCAAAGGCTGAGGTACTGGAGTTTGCCGAAAAAGTAAAACGAATGTCCGAAATTATTATTATCCCGTTCTTCGAAGATAACGAGCAAGTTCTTGATGAAGTAAAAGAATTAGAAAAAGAAGTGGATTATTTACAACACAAAACGGCAAAGTACCTAACAAAAATAAGTCAGCAGGACATAGACGAAAATACAGCGGAGGAATCATTTCAAATTTTACAATGTTCAGCTGAGTTTGAAATCATTGCAGATCTCATTTCAACTCGACTAAGGAACTTAGCAAAAAAACGTATTCGATTTAATTTAGCATTTTCAAATGATGGTAAAGCTGAGTTAACAAAGTTTCATTCACAGACAGTTAAACAAGTTGCCCGCGCAATTGATGTTTTCAAGGATACAAAATTCGAACGCGGTAAAAAGCTTGAGCAGAAATACCAGAAATATAAAGCCGGTGAGCTTAATCTGAAACGTTCACATTTTGACAGACTTCGACAAGACATTCCCGAAGCTATTCAAACAAATGAAATGCATCTTGAGCTTATTGATATACTTCTTCGAATTAATAGACATGCAGCACTTATTGGAAGAATTATGATGGGCGCTCTAGAGGCCGAAGATGAAAA